The following coding sequences lie in one Apium graveolens cultivar Ventura chromosome 1, ASM990537v1, whole genome shotgun sequence genomic window:
- the LOC141685873 gene encoding uncharacterized protein LOC141685873 has protein sequence MEIDNSPNWMTLFINYLEKGELPEDKGKAQRLKAKAAKFFIEEGILYRRTFLSPILKCIGPGEAQYFMMEVHEGICGDHLSTKALAHKIIRQGYYWLTIHQDAIDFMKKCKECQLFSNVTRMCPVLPSSVLSSIPFAVWGIDIMGPFPRAKGDLRGKGHENNKPARLHQVHGQHIDEVQDPESTGLG, from the exons ATGGAAATAGACAACAGCCCGAATTGGATGACTCTATTTATCAACTACTTGGAGAAGGGAGAGCTCCCGGAAGACAAAGGGAAGGCTCAAAGGTTAAAAGCCAAAGCAGCAAAATTCTTCATTGAAGAGGGGATACTCTATCGCCGGACCTTCTTATCTCCAATCCTAAAGTGTATTGGCCCAGGGGAGGCACAGTATTTTATGATGGAAGTTCACGAAGGGATTTGTGGGGATCATTTGTCCACAAAGGCCCTAGCCcacaagatcataagacaaggaTACTACTGGCTAACTATTCACCAGGATGCAATAGATTTTatgaaaaaatgcaaggaatgccagCTCTTCAGCAATGTGACCCGGATGTGCCCAGTCCTACCCTCCTCAGTCTTGTCATCAATCCCCTTCGCTGTATGGggcattgatatcatgggacccttcccCAGGGCtaaaggagacctcag AGGCAAAGGCCATGAGAACAATAAACCAGCAAGATTGCATCAAGTTCATGGACAACATATTGATGAGGTTCAGGATCCCGAGAGTACTGGTCTCGGATAA
- the LOC141685940 gene encoding uncharacterized protein LOC141685940 yields the protein MDHAKIVAAVETEKILIHASDPSKKVNIGSGLEASFIEDLVSLLRGYSDIFAWSQFNLSFIPRTVIKAQALADFIIEYNFPEDEPRPMSIDPESSNDNDPGAWALKVDESSTNERSGAGLIQKSPEGFTIETAISFGFVAINNQAEYEALIAGLKLAKTLRIQDLKIYSDSQIIVKQTNGEYIAKDPVLAKYQALVQSYLALIPKTQVLQICREENSEADALSKLVQN from the coding sequence ATGGATCATGCCAAGATTGTGGCTGCTGTAGAAACAGAAAAAATTCTGATCCATGCAAGCGATCCTTCTAAGAAGGTAAATATAGGATCTGGACTCGAGGCTAGCTTCATAGAAGACCTGGTATCATTACTCCGAGGGTACTCTGATATATTTGCTTGGAGCCAATTCAACTTGAGTTTCATCCCAAGAACAGTAATCAAAGCCCAGGCGTTGGCCGATTTCATAATAGAATACAACTTCCCGGAAGACGAGCCTAGGCCTATGAGCATTGACCCAGAGAGCAGCAATGATAATGACCCAGGagcctgggctctcaaagttgatgAATCCTCAACAAATGAAAGGTCAGGTGCAGGGCTCATTCAAAAGAGCCCGGAAGGCTTCACAATTGAAACTGCCATATCCTTTGGCTTCGTAGCAATCAACAACCAGGCAGAGTATGAAGCGCTGATAGCAGGATTGAAGCTAGCAAAAACCCTCAGAATCCAGGAtctcaaaatctacagcgactcacAGATCATAGTAAAACAAACAAACGGCGAGTACATAGCCAAAGATCCAGTTCTAGCCAAgtaccaggctctggtccaaagctaccttGCCTTAATACCAAAAACACAAGTCCTTCAAATCTGTAGAGAGGAGAATTCAGAGGCTGATGCACTATCTAAACTGGTTCAAAACTAA